One Acutalibacter muris DNA window includes the following coding sequences:
- a CDS encoding LPD25 domain-containing protein produces the protein MRTVPQKRGWQAVLKKLLEHGLDVTLARPEESGKRYEVILSRTAAEYIPIGLEVEADGRRAKIESVDFDKNIVRLKLLDTNYSHLLEPVAYVRELVEEANDRNIERDMAAMLTEFTVENGPEPVQPQPEQAPTVRELYDHYKSVLLPKLMEDEAYRNACQNSDRQNAVDEGRNAVERAAKDLGITQGDMQFYQLYFGDTAFHNRLKDELVEESYLLMSEKVLPAQEGARYAPKDVPYIFCEWSESDVFQDKTAYSLAEFDRLMKERDSAYIEKREEGVEKYGSWQEMYDSDDPEYVPYLGYEKVKFTLVMPDGRTFSERQDIGDGDGGVVDFLGKYDEYQDILPQLQETLGQYRDPLAPAYKVGDTVYLDNTAFTITNVGLFDVQLRDPTLTYSVLRSEKNLTLKSCFAGMKEICPLRTTSQLRKSALPITATTFGMFSPARVDCWMCRQKMRLQAGCKMASVTRKAPATWVKNMKAPLKP, from the coding sequence ATGAGGACGGTACCACAGAAACGAGGTTGGCAGGCAGTCCTCAAAAAGCTGCTGGAGCACGGCTTGGATGTTACTTTGGCCCGGCCGGAAGAATCCGGCAAGAGGTATGAAGTCATACTGTCACGCACAGCGGCAGAGTATATTCCCATCGGCTTGGAGGTGGAGGCCGATGGGCGGCGCGCTAAAATTGAATCCGTTGATTTTGACAAAAACATTGTGCGGCTAAAACTTTTGGACACAAATTACTCCCATCTATTAGAGCCGGTCGCCTATGTCCGGGAACTGGTTGAGGAAGCCAATGACCGTAATATAGAGCGAGATATGGCCGCAATGCTTACTGAGTTCACTGTAGAAAACGGACCTGAGCCTGTACAGCCCCAGCCAGAGCAGGCCCCTACGGTTCGCGAACTGTATGACCACTACAAATCCGTCCTCCTGCCAAAGCTGATGGAGGATGAAGCGTACCGTAATGCCTGCCAAAACTCGGACCGTCAAAATGCTGTAGACGAGGGGCGTAACGCGGTAGAACGCGCCGCAAAAGACCTGGGCATTACCCAAGGGGATATGCAGTTTTATCAGCTTTATTTTGGCGATACGGCGTTCCACAACAGGCTAAAAGATGAACTGGTGGAGGAAAGCTATCTCCTTATGTCGGAAAAAGTTTTGCCCGCTCAAGAAGGGGCGCGGTATGCTCCAAAGGACGTTCCCTACATTTTCTGCGAGTGGAGCGAAAGCGATGTATTCCAGGACAAAACGGCGTATTCGCTGGCTGAATTTGACCGGCTCATGAAAGAGAGGGACAGCGCCTACATTGAGAAGCGGGAGGAGGGTGTCGAAAAGTACGGCTCGTGGCAGGAGATGTACGATTCGGATGACCCGGAATATGTACCATACTTGGGCTATGAGAAGGTAAAATTTACTCTTGTCATGCCGGATGGCCGTACCTTTTCAGAGCGCCAGGATATTGGCGATGGGGATGGCGGCGTGGTGGATTTTCTTGGCAAGTACGACGAATATCAAGATATTCTTCCTCAGCTTCAGGAAACCTTGGGGCAGTACCGCGACCCACTTGCCCCCGCATACAAGGTGGGAGATACGGTTTATCTGGACAACACGGCGTTTACCATTACTAATGTTGGTCTGTTCGACGTTCAACTCCGGGACCCCACGCTTACCTATTCGGTTCTCCGCTCCGAAAAAAATCTAACTTTGAAAAGCTGCTTCGCCGGGATGAAAGAAATCTGCCCATTACGGACTACTTCCCAATTACGGAAATCGGCCCTGCCGATAACGGCGACGACCTTCGGGATGTTCTCACCAGCAAGGGTGGACTGTTGGATGTGCAGGCAAAAAATGAGGTTGCAGGCTGGCTGCAAGATGGCCTCGGTAACACGGAAAGCGCCCGCCACCTGGGTGAAAAATATGAAAGCACCATTGAAACCATGA
- a CDS encoding CPBP family intramembrane glutamic endopeptidase, whose product MKRDRFNFHQIETKRIFVYLAIVFCVYYGLWLIAILLPDSAGNAIYSFLGFPVIFMGTPALSVFFTRKITCDKSAIAYNIKVWKSKKNALVAMFVPTVLVFVGAVLFYLIFPNDLDYSGNYIIQTFGSFGVPSEINFTVPSLLIIGMVVCTISAFCVPSWFIALGEDIGWQGYLLPLLCKKMTIRQAVLLIGALWGIAHAPLIYSGMNYGLDYAGAPYSGIAMMILFCMTIGIYMSFVTLKTNNCMYAAIIHGAVNIIGETPIFISLSTQSVLLGPNPSGVIGMSVLLIGAILLLFKLPNHKMNS is encoded by the coding sequence ATGAAAAGAGATAGATTTAATTTTCATCAAATTGAAACCAAAAGAATTTTTGTTTATTTAGCAATCGTTTTTTGTGTGTATTATGGCTTGTGGCTGATTGCGATTCTTTTACCTGATAGTGCGGGTAATGCTATTTATTCTTTTTTGGGCTTTCCCGTTATTTTTATGGGAACTCCAGCTTTATCAGTATTTTTCACAAGGAAAATCACATGCGATAAGTCTGCCATAGCATATAACATCAAAGTGTGGAAAAGCAAAAAAAATGCTTTGGTTGCTATGTTTGTGCCTACTGTTTTAGTTTTTGTGGGAGCTGTTTTATTTTATTTAATATTCCCCAATGATTTAGATTACAGCGGAAATTACATAATCCAAACTTTTGGCAGTTTTGGTGTGCCATCGGAAATTAACTTTACAGTACCTTCCTTGTTAATCATAGGAATGGTAGTTTGTACTATTTCAGCATTTTGTGTTCCGTCTTGGTTTATTGCATTAGGTGAGGATATAGGGTGGCAGGGATATTTATTGCCGCTTCTTTGCAAAAAAATGACTATCAGACAGGCAGTGCTATTAATCGGAGCGTTATGGGGAATAGCTCATGCACCGCTTATATATTCTGGAATGAATTATGGTTTGGATTATGCAGGCGCACCGTACAGCGGTATTGCTATGATGATATTATTCTGCATGACAATTGGTATATATATGTCTTTTGTAACGTTAAAAACTAACAACTGCATGTATGCAGCCATAATTCATGGAGCAGTAAATATTATTGGTGAAACGCCGATTTTTATATCATTGTCTACACAAAGCGTTTTGCTTGGGCCAAACCCATCTGGAGTTATTGGTATGAGTGTGCTATTGATAGGTGCAATTCTACTCTTATTTAAGTTGCCCAATCATAAGATGAATAGTTGA
- a CDS encoding TnpV protein, protein MAKTIFEELGGKYERQGDYLIPCIALPAEEKQPIGTWGQRHLDYLKQYRKVTYTNLLTSGRLNAYLADIDRQAQERFERLIEGMKQAQGITERLKEENALEWTGRLNNIRAYAREVIEREIIYI, encoded by the coding sequence ATGGCAAAGACGATTTTTGAGGAATTGGGCGGCAAATACGAAAGGCAAGGTGACTATTTAATCCCATGTATAGCTTTACCCGCCGAAGAAAAACAGCCGATAGGCACATGGGGACAGCGGCATCTGGACTATCTGAAGCAGTACCGCAAAGTTACATATACCAATCTTCTCACAAGCGGCAGGCTCAACGCTTATCTTGCCGACATTGACAGGCAGGCGCAGGAACGCTTTGAACGGCTCATAGAGGGCATGAAACAGGCACAGGGCATAACGGAACGCCTAAAGGAAGAAAACGCCTTAGAATGGACGGGACGGCTCAATAACATAAGGGCGTATGCGAGGGAGGTTATAGAGAGGGAAATCATATACATATAA
- a CDS encoding winged helix-turn-helix domain-containing protein, which translates to MEYIDLRKLKSGELKQIRRQVVRLKKMGKTGKEIEELTGVRQSRASEIWTAYKREGDKALEPKKHGFQKGTHLLLTPEEQAEIRETIVTRRPEEFGIPGSLWTLKKVCAYVWKRYRKKISDGSVSDYMRRWGLTCQRPVKRARKQNPSRI; encoded by the coding sequence ATGGAATACATAGATTTACGAAAACTGAAAAGTGGAGAACTCAAGCAGATACGCCGGCAGGTCGTACGCCTCAAAAAGATGGGGAAAACCGGGAAAGAAATAGAGGAATTAACCGGAGTACGGCAGAGTCGCGCCAGCGAAATATGGACGGCATATAAGCGAGAGGGAGACAAAGCGCTGGAACCGAAGAAACACGGATTCCAGAAGGGGACGCATCTGCTTCTGACACCGGAGGAGCAGGCGGAAATACGGGAAACGATTGTTACCCGCCGCCCAGAGGAATTCGGCATTCCTGGGAGTCTGTGGACGCTGAAGAAAGTGTGTGCATACGTCTGGAAAAGGTATCGGAAAAAGATCTCGGACGGCAGTGTGTCGGATTATATGCGGCGCTGGGGCTTGACGTGCCAGCGTCCGGTCAAGCGTGCCCGGAAACAGAATCCTTCCCGTATCTAA
- a CDS encoding TetR/AcrR family transcriptional regulator, with protein sequence MARKTQISKEVILEAALKMLIRDGYAAINIKTLSKEIGCSTQPLVWHFENMDGLRKALASYALKYANEKMRSRTQNGVEAFAGIGMAYINLAFDEPNLFKYLYMSGECGLQTGRFDVLVNADENAAIVEQVADYLKISKENVCYFFQNTMIYTHGLASFIASGIITSSKEEVAAMVKQTASAFLSQAKR encoded by the coding sequence ATGGCAAGGAAAACGCAAATTTCAAAGGAGGTCATTTTGGAGGCAGCATTGAAAATGCTTATTCGTGATGGGTACGCAGCTATCAATATCAAGACATTATCAAAAGAAATTGGTTGTTCTACACAGCCCTTAGTATGGCACTTTGAAAATATGGACGGACTTCGTAAGGCTTTGGCTAGTTATGCTTTGAAATATGCCAATGAAAAAATGCGGTCTCGCACTCAAAACGGGGTGGAAGCCTTTGCGGGTATTGGAATGGCATACATAAATCTTGCATTTGATGAGCCAAATCTTTTCAAATATCTTTATATGAGTGGAGAGTGCGGACTTCAAACAGGTAGATTTGACGTTTTGGTTAACGCTGATGAAAATGCGGCTATTGTTGAACAAGTTGCAGATTATTTGAAAATATCAAAAGAAAATGTCTGCTATTTCTTTCAAAATACAATGATTTATACGCATGGGCTTGCTTCATTTATCGCTTCTGGAATTATAACATCTTCAAAAGAAGAAGTAGCAGCGATGGTGAAGCAAACCGCCAGTGCTTTTTTATCACAGGCAAAAAGATGA